Genomic window (Pseudomonas xantholysinigenes):
TTTCCAGACCCGGAGCTTCGAGACAGTCGACCTGGGGATCACTTTGGCGGTCGTATCGGCCGTCGCCCAGGCGCTGATGCTCAACCTCCGGACGGCCAAAGGGCAGCAGCAAGACGGCAAGGCACCCAGTCGCCTGCTGCCGCTCGTGCTGCAGCTGGTGGGCTACCTGCTCACCGCCGCGTTGCTCGTCTGGTGGCTGTCGCTGGTCCTGAAAATCATCTTCACCCCGGTCTTTCCCGAACTGGTCAGATCCGACGGCTCGTCGCCGGACCTCATTGCGCCGCAGTTTGCCGCAGGCTGGTTGGCGCTGCTGTACCTGTGCATACCTCCAGCACTCTACGTGGCCGCGACCGGAACCAACCTGGGGTTTCTCAACCTTTCGTCCCTGCATACCTTCTACAAGGCACGACTGGTGCGCAGCTACCTCGGGGCGGCCAACGACTGGCGTTTCAGCGAGGAGCGCAGCGTCTCGGCCCTCGACCCCGTCGACCCGCACGACCAGACCACCAGCAAAATACGCAATGTCGGCCGGGTAGCCCCCAACGACGATGTCGCCCTTGCGGATTACGCGCCGCATGAAGCCGGCGGGCCGGTCCACATCATCAACACCTGCGTGAACCAGACCGCGGATCCCAAAGGCCGGTTGTTCAATCGCGACCGCAAGGGGCTGCTGCTGAGCGTGCGTGCCGGCGGAGGCTCGCGCCTGAGCCAGGAAGGCTGGCGCCAGGAATTCACCGGTATCGGCCGGCTCAGCCTGGGTGCCTGGATGGCGATCTCGGGCGCGGCGGCGGCGCCTGGGCTTGGCTATCGCACACAACGCGGCCTGGCGGCGCTGCTCACTTTCGCAGGTGTGCGGCTAGGCTATTGGCTGACGCAACATGAACGGGGCGGCGCCGAGATCGCGGGCAGCATCATTGGCCGAAGGTTCGCAAAGTCCAACGCGCTGCTGTCGGAGTTGTCCGCAACATTCGACGCGGGCCCCAAGGACAACTGGTTCATCACCGATGGCGGGCACTTCGAAAATACCGGGGTCTACCCGCTGTTGCTCGAACGGGCACGTGTCATTGTTCTCGCCGATTGCGGCGCCGATCCAGGCTTCTCGTTCGAGGACGTCGAGAACCTGGTTCGCAAGGCACGCATCGACATGGGTGTCAGCATCACGTTCCGCCGTCCCCATGACGCCGCGTTCTGGGGTTCGAGCATTCCCCGTGAACTCATGGATAAATGGCGCGAGTGCAGGAAGTACTTCGGCACGCTGCAGGATCTGGCCAAGGACGACAACGAAACCTGCCTGGCGCTAGCCACCATCGATTACCCGGACGATACCTCCCCCCGGCCGGCCATTCTCATCCTGGTCAAACCGAACATCTGCCGCTCCGTGCCAATGGATGTGGCCAACTACAAGCGCCAGAACCCGGTGTTCCCGCAAGAAACCACGGGCGACCAGTTCTTCAGCGAAAGCCAGTGGGAATCCTATTTCGCCTTGGGAAGCGACCTGGGCAAGCACCTCTCGAACGAACTGTTCACACTGCTCAAGCTGCACCTGAAATTGCTGTTCGACCTGGGCCCCAGCAAGATCACCTCGCATCCAAGCGTACCCGGCAAGCCACTGGCCGACCAAGCCTCGCGAAGCATCTGGGGACGTCAGGTCGGCACTGTCGGCGCGACCGTCGGCGCCGGTGTCGTGCTGTCGCTGGCAGTCGCGGGCTGGCAAGCCTATGACGGTTACCGCGCATCGCTGAACGCGCGCCTCGCCGGCGAGCGCCAGGCGCTGCAGGAAATCTCGCGGCTCTGGGGCCAGCTGCCTCGCGGCGAGCAGCGCGCGGACAGCGCCAGCACGGCCAACCGGCTTGCCGTCGAGCTGCTGCGCAACGCGGACGCGTATTGCATGAAGGGCGAGGCTGGCTGGCTCATCCAATCCGAGTTGGGCAAGCGAGTGATCCAGGATGTGGTCGCGACCTGCTCGGCACTGAAGCAGAACATGGGACGCGCCTGCCAGGCACTGGTCGAGGCCCGAGCGGGGCTGGAATCGCTGGATGCGGGAGCTTGCCTGGTCCAGGCGCCACCGCGTTCACCCGCGGTGTACTGGGGGCACGATTACAGTGTGCAGGGCCTTTGGGAAAGGTTGCACCCCTGCGCATTTCGGCGCAATGAGATGGTAGAACGTAACCAGAGCTTCAGCGAAACCTACTGGATCGTGGCAGATGACTCGCACTCAGCGAAGGAGTTGGCTGAGCTACAGGCTGGATGCCGTGATCCGGAGAGAGAAAAATCCGACGACGCTGCCCAACAGCTACCTGGCACCATCACCATGGCAAGCAGCAGCGAAGCCGAACCGACGGCGGCACCTGCACCTGCACCTGCACCTGCACCTGCACCTGCACCTGCACCTGCACCTGCACCGAGCTATCAGATCGAGGCCAGCGACATCTGCAAGGACACGACCATCTACATGCAGATCTACGGACCTGAAATGCGCGATGAGGTACGCGCATTCAGGCCATGGTGGCATGGCAAGTGGAAAGCCAGCGTGCCCCCCATCGAGGACGTGACCGCCACGGCCTACCGTGCTGCGCGGCCCGCACCGGCGCAGGTCCAGACCACGACCGTGCGTTACCACGATTCGCAAGGGGCCGCCTGCGCGGACGCCATCGTCAAGCGGGTGAACCAGGAGTCAGGCGTCAGCTGGCGCCTGGAGCCACTGTCCAGCGCCTTCAAAGGTTCCAAAGGCGTGATCGAGGTCTGGTTCAGCAAGCATGACGAAGTGGCGCGGGACCTGCCGGCAGAACCGCAAAAATAATGACCGCCGGGAAGGTGAAGGAACTTTCATGTTGGCCAAAGCCCCCGGTCAGCCGGGGCGCAAGCAGGGCAAGCCACCGTCCCCCAGGGCGGCTTGCCTTGAGCCGACGCACCGGCTTGCGTAGCATCGCCGCCCCGAACAACGCCCGTGCCTCTTCTGGAGCGGGCAGGCGCGACCTCACGAGCCCCCATGCCCCAACCCATCCCCCTCAAGGACCACGAAACGGAAAAGCACCTGGTCAACCGCCGGCTACTGGCCTGCGCCATCCTGGTGATATCCCTGTGCGCGGTGCTGGTGGGGCGTCTCTATGTGCTGCAGGTGCTGCAACACGACCAACAGAGCGCGGTGTCGGAAAACAACCGCGTGCACGTGCTGCCGATCCCGCCCGAACGCGGGCTGATCTACGACCGCAACGGTGTGGTGCTGGCCGATAACAAGCCCAGCTTCAATCTGACCATGACCCGCGAGCGCGCGGGCGACTCGGCCAAGGTGCTGGACAGCCTGGCGCAGATCCTCGGCCTGGGCGACGACGACCGGCATCAGTTCGACAAGGACCTGCGCCGTGGTCGCAAGCCGTTCGAACCGGTCACCTTGATGGTCGGCCTGAGCGAGGAACAGATCGCCCTGATCGCCGTCAACCAGTTCCGCCTGCCGGGGCTGGAGGTCGAGCCGCAGTTCATTCGCGAATACCCGCTGGCCGAGCACTTCGCCCATTCGGTGGGCTATGTCGGGCGGATCAACGAAAAAGAAGCCAAGACCCTCGACAACACCGAGTACCGCGGCACCCAGTCGATCGGCAAGACCGGCATCGAACGCTTCTACGAAAAGGAGCTGCACGGCCAGGTGGGCTACGAAGAAGTCGAGACCAACGCCCAGGGCCGGGTGATGCGGGTGCTGCGCCACCACGACCCGGTACCGGGCAAGGACATCGTGCTGAGCCTCGACGCCCACCTGCAGCAGGCCGCTGAAAAGGCCCTGGGCGAGCGCCGCGGCGCGGTGGTGGTGCTCGACCCGGCCAACGGCGACGTGCTGGCGATGGTCAGCAACCCCAGCTTCGACCCCAACCTGTTCGTCAAGGGCATCAGCTACAAGCAGTATTCGGCACTGCGCGACTCCATCGACCGACCGCTGTTCAACCGCGTGCTGCGCGGCCTGTACGCGCCGGGTTCGACGGTCAAGCCGGAGGTGGCCATCGCCGGCCTGGACAGCGGCGTGATCACCCCCGGCAGCCGGGTGTTCGACCCCGGCTACTACGAGCTGCCCAACTACGACCACAAGTACCGCAACTGGAACCGCACGGGTGATGGCTGGGTGGACATGTACAGCGCGATCATGCGCTCCAACGACACCTACTTCTACGACCTGGCGCACAAGCTGGGCATCGACCGCCTGCACGACTACATGGCCGAGTTCGGCCTGGGCCAGAAAGTCTCGCTGGACATGTTCGAGGAAGCCCCCGGGTTGATGCCGTCCCAGGCCTGGAAGCGTGCCACCCGGCGCCAGGCCTGGTTCCCCGGCGAGACGCTGATCCTCGGCATCGGCCAGGGCTACATGCAAGTCACCCCGCTGCAACTGGCCCAGGCCACCAGCCTGCTGGCCAGCAAGGGCGCCTGGCACCGCCCGCACCTGGCCATGACCGTCGGCGGCGACAAGCCGGTCGACCCCAACCCGATGCCGGACATCGTGCTGCACGACAGGCACGCCTGGGACCAGGTCAGCCTGGGCATGCAGATGGTCATGCATGACCCGCGCGGCATCGCCCGCGCCGCCGCCGCCGGCGCCCAGTACCGCATCGCCGGCAAGAGCGGCACCGCGCAGGTGGTGGCCATCAAGCAGGGCGAGCGCTACAACCGCGACAAGACCCTCGAGCGGCATCGCGACAACGCCCTGTTCGTCGGCTTCGCCCCGGCCGAGCATCCGGCGCTGGTGGTGGCGGTGATGATCGAGAACGGCGAGGCCGGTGGCCGGGTGGCCGGGCCGGTGGTGCGCGAGGTGATGGATGCCTACCTGCTGGATGAGCAAGGGCACCTGAAAGCGCAGTATGCCGGTGCGACGCAGGCCCATGCCGTGCCGCACACCTAAATAAAAACACATAAGAATATAAATTCTTATTCTTTTTTATCGATCAACAAACCCTCTATAACGTCTGTAACTGTGCAGCCGCCAACACCCGGCCAACTGTTCGCAGCGCAACACTTGTTCAACAGGCAACGCCCACCAGGCTACAGCGGTCGCCAGCTGAAGACCGCAACCTGTTGATCCATAAAGCAATAACAACCCGGCACGACGATTGCTCAAGCAAAGTCCCCCGCTCACCAAGAACCGGAGACCTGCCCATGAGCACCCCGTTGAACGTCGTTGCCCTGTCCGGCGGCACTGCCCGCCCCTCGCGCACCCTGGCCCTCACCGAAGCGATCCTCGCCGAACTGGGCCAGCACCTGCACATCAAGCCGCAGCTGATCGAACTGGGCGATATCGCCCGGCCGCTGGGCGCCGCGCTGTGGCGTGGCGAGCTGCCCGACAGCGTGGAGCAGCAACTGCGCCTGGTGGAAAAGGCCGACCTGCTGGTGGTGGCGACGCCGGTCTACCGTGGCAGCTTTCCTGGCCACTTCAAGCACCTGTTCGACCTGATCGGCCAGGACGCCCTGGTCGACACCCCGGTGTTGCTCGCCGCCACCGGCGGCAGTGAACGCCACGCCCTGGTGCTCGATCACCAACTGCGTCCGCTGTTCAGCTTTTTGCAGGCGCTGACCCTGCCGATCGGCGTCTACGCCAGCCAAGCCGAGCTGGCCGACTACCGCGTCAGCAGCGACGCCCTCGGCGCGCGCATTCGCCTGGCCGCCGAACGCGCCGTGCCGCTGTTCGCCGCCCACCACGCGCTGCGCAAGAGCGCCTGAGGAGCGATCATGAACGCACCTGTGACCCCAACCCGACGCCCGCCACTGGTCGTTGCCCGTGAACTGGCCGGGCAGTTCGCCGCCAGCGCCGTGGAACGCGACGAACGCGGCGGCACCCCCAAGGCCGAGCGCGACGCCTTGCGCGCCAGCGGCCTGCTGTCGTTGGCCATTCCCCAGGCCCAGGGTGGCCAGGGCGCCAGCTGGCGCGACACCTTCGAAGTGGTGCGCACCTTCGCCCGCGTCGACAGTTCCATCGCCCATGTGTTCGGCTTTCACCACCTGATGCTGGCCACCGTGCGCCTGTTCTCCCGCCCCGAACAGTGGCAACCCTGGTTCGAGCAGACCGCCCGCAAACAATGGTTCTGGGGCAACGCCCTCAACCCGCTGGACACCCGCACCCTGGTCAAGCATTTCGACGGCTGGTGCGAGTTCTCCGGCAAGAAAAGCTTCTGCTCCGGTGCCAGCGACTCGGAAATGCTGATCGCCTCGGCAGTGGATGAGCGCGCCGGCGGCAAGCTGCTGATCGCCGCCATCCCCAGCGGACGCACCGGCATCACCCTGCACGACGACTGGCGCAACATCGGCCAGCGCCAGACCGACAGCGGCAGCGCCAGCTTCGAACGGGTCCGGGTCGAACACGACGAGTTGCTGCTCGACCCTGGCCCGCTGAGCACGCCATTCGCCGCCCTGCGCCCGCTGATCGCCCAGTTGCACTTCGCCAACCTGTTCCTCGGCATCGCCGAGGGCGCCTTCGACGAAGCCCGCCAATACACGCTCAAGGAAAGCCGGCCATGGTTCCGCTCCAACGCCGCCAGCAGCGCCGAGGACCCTTATGTGCTGCGCCACTATGGCGAGTTCTGGGTCGGCCTGGAGAGCGTGCGCCTGTTGATCGAGCACGCCCTCGAGCAGTTGGACGCCGCCTGGGCCCATGAGCATGCCCTGGGTGCCGAGGCGCGCGGCGACCTGGCCCTGGCCATCGGCACCGCCAAGGTCGCGGCCACCCGTCACGGCCTGGATATCTGTAACCGCCTGTTCGAGGTGACCGGCGCCCGCGCCACCCATGCCTCGCTGCGCTTCGACCGCCACTGGCGCAACCTGAGGACGCAAACCCTGCACGACCCGGTGGACTACCGCATCCATGAACTCGGCGAATGGGCCCTCGGCGGCAAGCGTC
Coding sequences:
- a CDS encoding patatin-like phospholipase family protein, which codes for MNDSVPPPANPTPPANPSPPNHSADLIKIRRTKLDQDGACIADKLRGNGADVWGLALSGGGIRSATFSLGLLRELAKHKLLNRFDVLSTVSGGSYVGSMLGRLYDRTRQQPSQHSGRAAADRVQEAVAQADRRWFGWWMRTNGRYLAPAGFLDRLFAITLYLRNLLALHFEFGLLAVLLGGVLAAFDLLVWGTLSEVGTRAATPALFDGLSLLRPWLPTAWLILLLVIPVALHLVFTYWDSQWIQRRLRCYCAAKVAGAGVLLAAAWQLGQTLRHFDPGPGTEGLDILLPTFAGVVVVLSFTSLSHCYLALKALLEKNEQQLGSGKPEMDAMAELRNRLTLYLMYCLRFSLLVLVLGIAERLAWLLAFQTRSFETVDLGITLAVVSAVAQALMLNLRTAKGQQQDGKAPSRLLPLVLQLVGYLLTAALLVWWLSLVLKIIFTPVFPELVRSDGSSPDLIAPQFAAGWLALLYLCIPPALYVAATGTNLGFLNLSSLHTFYKARLVRSYLGAANDWRFSEERSVSALDPVDPHDQTTSKIRNVGRVAPNDDVALADYAPHEAGGPVHIINTCVNQTADPKGRLFNRDRKGLLLSVRAGGGSRLSQEGWRQEFTGIGRLSLGAWMAISGAAAAPGLGYRTQRGLAALLTFAGVRLGYWLTQHERGGAEIAGSIIGRRFAKSNALLSELSATFDAGPKDNWFITDGGHFENTGVYPLLLERARVIVLADCGADPGFSFEDVENLVRKARIDMGVSITFRRPHDAAFWGSSIPRELMDKWRECRKYFGTLQDLAKDDNETCLALATIDYPDDTSPRPAILILVKPNICRSVPMDVANYKRQNPVFPQETTGDQFFSESQWESYFALGSDLGKHLSNELFTLLKLHLKLLFDLGPSKITSHPSVPGKPLADQASRSIWGRQVGTVGATVGAGVVLSLAVAGWQAYDGYRASLNARLAGERQALQEISRLWGQLPRGEQRADSASTANRLAVELLRNADAYCMKGEAGWLIQSELGKRVIQDVVATCSALKQNMGRACQALVEARAGLESLDAGACLVQAPPRSPAVYWGHDYSVQGLWERLHPCAFRRNEMVERNQSFSETYWIVADDSHSAKELAELQAGCRDPEREKSDDAAQQLPGTITMASSSEAEPTAAPAPAPAPAPAPAPAPAPAPSYQIEASDICKDTTIYMQIYGPEMRDEVRAFRPWWHGKWKASVPPIEDVTATAYRAARPAPAQVQTTTVRYHDSQGAACADAIVKRVNQESGVSWRLEPLSSAFKGSKGVIEVWFSKHDEVARDLPAEPQK
- the mrdA gene encoding penicillin-binding protein 2, which codes for MPQPIPLKDHETEKHLVNRRLLACAILVISLCAVLVGRLYVLQVLQHDQQSAVSENNRVHVLPIPPERGLIYDRNGVVLADNKPSFNLTMTRERAGDSAKVLDSLAQILGLGDDDRHQFDKDLRRGRKPFEPVTLMVGLSEEQIALIAVNQFRLPGLEVEPQFIREYPLAEHFAHSVGYVGRINEKEAKTLDNTEYRGTQSIGKTGIERFYEKELHGQVGYEEVETNAQGRVMRVLRHHDPVPGKDIVLSLDAHLQQAAEKALGERRGAVVVLDPANGDVLAMVSNPSFDPNLFVKGISYKQYSALRDSIDRPLFNRVLRGLYAPGSTVKPEVAIAGLDSGVITPGSRVFDPGYYELPNYDHKYRNWNRTGDGWVDMYSAIMRSNDTYFYDLAHKLGIDRLHDYMAEFGLGQKVSLDMFEEAPGLMPSQAWKRATRRQAWFPGETLILGIGQGYMQVTPLQLAQATSLLASKGAWHRPHLAMTVGGDKPVDPNPMPDIVLHDRHAWDQVSLGMQMVMHDPRGIARAAAAGAQYRIAGKSGTAQVVAIKQGERYNRDKTLERHRDNALFVGFAPAEHPALVVAVMIENGEAGGRVAGPVVREVMDAYLLDEQGHLKAQYAGATQAHAVPHT
- a CDS encoding acyl-CoA dehydrogenase family protein, producing the protein MNAPVTPTRRPPLVVARELAGQFAASAVERDERGGTPKAERDALRASGLLSLAIPQAQGGQGASWRDTFEVVRTFARVDSSIAHVFGFHHLMLATVRLFSRPEQWQPWFEQTARKQWFWGNALNPLDTRTLVKHFDGWCEFSGKKSFCSGASDSEMLIASAVDERAGGKLLIAAIPSGRTGITLHDDWRNIGQRQTDSGSASFERVRVEHDELLLDPGPLSTPFAALRPLIAQLHFANLFLGIAEGAFDEARQYTLKESRPWFRSNAASSAEDPYVLRHYGEFWVGLESVRLLIEHALEQLDAAWAHEHALGAEARGDLALAIGTAKVAATRHGLDICNRLFEVTGARATHASLRFDRHWRNLRTQTLHDPVDYRIHELGEWALGGKRPVPSFYS
- the msuE gene encoding FMN reductase; the protein is MSTPLNVVALSGGTARPSRTLALTEAILAELGQHLHIKPQLIELGDIARPLGAALWRGELPDSVEQQLRLVEKADLLVVATPVYRGSFPGHFKHLFDLIGQDALVDTPVLLAATGGSERHALVLDHQLRPLFSFLQALTLPIGVYASQAELADYRVSSDALGARIRLAAERAVPLFAAHHALRKSA